AGGCTAGGGCATGCTTAAGGAAGCTCTGGTTGACGTTCTCTAAGCGCTTAAGCTTCTGGACCATCATCTTGAGCTTTTGCTCCCTTTCTTGAATGTTGACTTCAATGGTGCTCATGGCTTCAGCGAAATGCTCTTGGGTTACAGCCTGGGCGCTCTGCTCCATGGCTAAGGATGCGGCCTCCAGCACTAACTTCTCTAGCTCTGCACCGGTCCAGGCGTACGTCCTCTCTGCCAGCATCCTTAAGTTTACGCTATCCTCCGTTGGCACTTTTCTAACAATGTTCATGTGGACCCTTAGTATCTCTTCCCTAGCAGCTACGTCAGGGGGCAGGACTGGAATTACCTCATCCAGGCTCCCTGGCCTCAGGAAGGCTGGGTCTATGTGCTCTACGAAGTTTGTGGCCCCCACAATAAATGCTCTACGGTCCTCTCGACCAAGCCACTCCAGTAGCATGTTTGTCATTCGCCTCGTTACGCCCGAGTCCGTGGACATAACGTGCTCTCGACCCATCGTCAGCTGGTCAAATTCATCTATGAAGACGACCACTGGAGCTAGGCTCTCGACGATGGTCGTTATTTGCCTAACCCTCGCTTCCGTCTCGCCAACAATCCCGCGGAGAAGGTCGGCAGGGCTTAAGATAACCATTGGCAAGCCCACCTCTTTAGCTAGCGCCTTACCAAACCAAGTCTTCCCCGTCCCAGGGGGGCCATACAGCAGTATGCCCTTCGGCACTGACAGCCCGTACCTTCTTGCGCTTTCAGGGTCCCTAAGCGGCTTAATCACCCGATTAACTATGTACTTCTTTAAGTACTCGTACCCCCCAACAGACTCAAAGCCTCGGCTGGGCTGAACGTACTGCAGCCCCATTTCGCGAAGTATCTTAATCTTATACTCAGTGAACTTCTCGACAGTGAACCTCTTAGTAGTGTAGA
The DNA window shown above is from Candidatus Nezhaarchaeota archaeon and carries:
- a CDS encoding ATP-binding protein; the encoded protein is MLANDISEALKRSNVDLKLDVDADLIQASSGLTLHDVETAALESFYTTKRFTVEKFTEYKIKILREMGLQYVQPSRGFESVGGYEYLKKYIVNRVIKPLRDPESARRYGLSVPKGILLYGPPGTGKTWFGKALAKEVGLPMVILSPADLLRGIVGETEARVRQITTIVESLAPVVVFIDEFDQLTMGREHVMSTDSGVTRRMTNMLLEWLGREDRRAFIVGATNFVEHIDPAFLRPGSLDEVIPVLPPDVAAREEILRVHMNIVRKVPTEDSVNLRMLAERTYAWTGAELEKLVLEAASLAMEQSAQAVTQEHFAEAMSTIEVNIQEREQKLKMMVQKLKRLENVNQSFLKHALAFYTRAEGEDRVRGILEAAK